Below is a genomic region from Alosa sapidissima isolate fAloSap1 chromosome 19, fAloSap1.pri, whole genome shotgun sequence.
CCTATTAAGGTTTAGTTTCACTCTTATGATTTTAATGCTCATTAATTAAGGGAGTAAGGGAGGTCAGCCTGTTATTGCTATTGTCTGTTGATTTGTTGTGTGGGCATTCGCTTTGTGCGTAATGCCCATCACAGCTAAGGGAATATTAGGAATTCAGTGGCAACAATTAGCATACCACAAAACAACACATGAACCACCAAGGACAGAAGACCACAATTATAAGGTCACTATAAGCTTATTATGAGACTCATAATACTGTAGTAAGTGTTTCATCAATTTCATCTCACTCAGTGAGAATATTCAGACAGATAAACAGTAAAATCCAAAGTGGTGAACACATGATGGAAAAAAATTAATCTCCACACCCAAGAAGTCATCTGCGGAGAAGTGATCAGCGTCCCACACTTGAATGTTGAGCCGGGGTGGGATCTTGTACTCTGTTTCATCCCATGCAAACATGGACTCCTTCTTGGAGATTACAATCTTCTCCTCTGCCATCAGGTAATCGAAGGGGTAGACAAACCGCCAGTTGAAATTGCCCTCACCGGTCAGTGAGTGGTAATGCACATCGGTGTCCTGCTTGTCCTCCTGCTGCCCTTTGAGCCAACTGGCACAGAGTAAGTTAACACCAGCACTTAATAATCGACCTTCAGCTTTcctcatacagtacatgttctGTTTACCATTCATAAAACACCTAAAAAAGGCATAACACTCATACAGAGTTAAGTTAAGTTACGTTAAGTAAGTTAATATCAAATATCCAAATTTCTTTTTACCCCCTGACAAAAATGTCACTGGACTTCTCCCCTGTGAAGATGTCGTCATCTTCCAAAACAACTTCATCTGTGTTCCAGATGATCACCCTCAACTCAAAcctgtagggggggggggcacacatcATCTTCAGCAGAACAGGTACACCTTACATGTATAGATGTACTTATGTATACTTTTGCTTTTTGATATACATTTTGCAGGTAGTCATTATACCGGTATACAGAATTGATCTCAATCAATTGATCAATCAATCAGGGATTCAGAATCATCAAGTTGGTATCTTACTTCTTTGGTTTTCGTGGAGAAATATCAAGGGCTGGACCAGGTGCTGCCATATCCTTGGGATACATGTCCACCCACATCTCAATCCTGCCCTATGGGACACAGACACTCATCCATATTAGTCAAATTTAAATTCTCCATTCCGCTATATGCTATCTCTACATAAAGCCGTAAATCATGTTCCTGTTCCGGTTCCGGCGCCGACAAGAGTGGCAGCCTACTCAGTAGCTCCGtgtcttcttgaatttcccctggggatcaataaagtatctatctatctatctatctatctatctatctatctaaatccaTACTAATAGTCCATTTGGGAACAGGGTCAAACTGCAGACCTAAACCCAGCAGCCCATGTTTACATGAGCAGTCCATAGGTAGTCCTGGTTACCTGCTCAATGCCGGGCTTGTCTGGGTTGAGCAGCGGGCGCGTCTCCACGTGCTCGGGGACGAGCTTGCATCCGACTCGTGGCATGTCCTCCCAGTGTTTCAGCACGGTCAGGGCCAGGTGCTCATCACTCTGCTTCTTCAGACCTGTCCAACAGTGAGTATTCAGTGAATTCAGAGAGGACCTTTTAATACTTTTAATCAATATTTCTATGTGAACCATATACCACTGATCATACAATTGTTTTCTACGGCTATTGCTATTGCATGTTTTTAGCAGGGCTTTTGATACCAGTTAGCTCAGGCATGTTCAAAAAATGAACCATTTAGTTCTCAGTCATTCCTGAGCTTTAGTCAGTCCCTGATGTGTTTACATCAACACACCGTTTTCATCCTCTATTTCCGTTGGTCCAAAGTAAACACGATTGGCCACCTTCACCCTTCCCCCGGGGCCAAAGTGGGGCCCATCCACCTTGCCGTCCTTGCAGAGTTTACTCAGGATCTGAGTGGGCTTCATCGGGTCTCTCCACACATTGTAACCATATCTGTAGCAAACACATCAGTGTGCAGCAAATCAGATCCACAAACACTCATTCACCAGATCAACAATGCAACACAGTGTAAGAACTGGTATTTATACATCTTGTCATTGTTCAATGTACCCCCAAAGAACTACACTATGTGGTGTTGATTTAAGTAACTGAGAACTCACAGGGAGTATGTTGAGGCAATGCCACATGTTGCTCTGTGTTTGCTGTAGTAGCGGTTCTCCAGGTCGATTTTGGTCTCGCCGATGAGGTCGTCAGTGCCGACTAGATCCCAGTCATAGATTGAGACTGTCAAGGAGGAGTCCATAGGGAACGTGGCCTCTATGTCAAAGGACCTAAGGGAAGAACATCAAGTCTGTTctagtgtgttttttgtgtatagaccctttctacaaggtaaacaaaaacaatgcttgaacgttctatttgggccccaatctacttcctctacattaagataacatatggaatgttaaaaaggaagtcttgtggggccaactatgatgctgataatggaactctcttgaaagggtccatagtttATAGTCTTTACATCAGTGGTCACTGGAAATGGACGGTGAGTCAGGAGAGTCTTTTCTGTAGGTTTGTGGTAGCCTAGGACTTACTTTCCAAACACAGGGTTCAGCTGTTTGGAGATGTAATTCTCTTTGTCTTTGATTTCAGTTTTTCCCAGCTTGATAGCTATATAAGGATCTGCCTTCCCATTAATGTCAGCTGGATGCAAATCTGTAGCCTGAAAGACAGGACATGGAaggaagggaaaattagaaaaacCTCAACCATGGACAAGGCATATTTCAAAGGAAAAAGTACAAATAGGAAAATTGGTGATCTAAAGAAAGATGGGATAAGAATCATAAACAAAAGTATTGACATTTGTATGCAGTATGCTGCTGTTTGACTTTGCTGTACCTACCCTGACGACATACACTCGAACTAAAATGTTTATGGGGTTGTTCTGAGGAATGTTCTGGAACATGCCCATGTTTGAATCATAGCCAACCTCTCTGGACATCTCATCTGACACCGGGACTTTGTATATACACAAGGAGCCCTGTCACAGAACAAAAATGACAATTTAACTAAACCAAGCTCTCTTACTGTTCATTGATCTCACATCTAGCCATAGCTTTTGTTTTTACTTTAAATTTGCCAACAAGTCTGTCCTCATCAGGCATGTTTtggtcatcatcatcaccgCCCTTCCCTCTGTACAGGTTGAACGAGTGGAGCCAGTCCTCAAAGCCGTCAAACTCATGGTCTAACTCCCTGTTGTACACCTGAGGAGGTCAGACCATAAGCAGGGTGAGAGGAGACGAAAGGAGACAGAAATACATACAGAAGAGTTTCAACACATGAGCTGAATAGAAGAAACCAAAGTCAAATAATGTACAGTATGCTATCCAATTCTGTTAAATAAGTGTATTTGTCCATTTGGCTCTTCATTTACAATAGTGCTGCACATTCAAAGTAGACATGTTCTGTGGGGGAAAAGCAACAGACTGGTGACTGGTGATTAAGCCTCTCTGTAGGGAGGTAGGTATGTTGCAGGCCAGCTTTTGAAAGAGTCTCTGCATCCTTCACCTTCAGCTCATCGATCCTGGGTCTCTTCCTCTCCGCCGGCCCGTCCAaagctgctgccgccgccgctgccgctgctgctgccgccttCTTTTTCTTCCCTTTCTTCTTTCCTTTTACAGGAGATTCATCAGGGTTGATTTCTGAGCAGGGGTGAGGCAGGGGGGtagggaggggaggtggaggcaCAGCACTCCAGACATGAACTCTTCATGAAAGTTGCCAAGCAATGTACTTTTCTTTAAGTATTCCCCTTTGGATTCTACAACTAGGGGTCTCAGTAATTAGTTATTATGCTGTAGGTAATCCCTTATACTCCACATTGTTTGTTCTCATACAGCATGTTTAAAAGCTAAAGTTGTTACTAATGTTATTTAAAACAAATATTGAATTACTTTTTATGTAATTAATAGTTATTGAGTTATTTTACATGTTGTTGTTATGTGGAGTTATATATTTTAATCTAATTAGTTCATTGTGAATACTTTTCAGTTATTTTATTTAACttattttatttaactttttattTACTTTCATTTATTACACCAGACTTTCCTTTGACAACTTTCATGGCaggcatgtgcttgtgtgtcatgCCAGTGGGAGTGGAGGGCCAGAGCCTCTGTTTTGCACATCTAGATTGGAACACAATTAGATGAGGTAAAACAGAGGCCTATATGTTTTAATGTGTTTATTGCCCCATTCatgtcttttttacattttaccgCTCTATGCAGTAATGGGATTTAGGAGAGAAGTTGGGATACTCTGGAAGCACTACCGCTACAAGGAGAGGGAAATGGCTGCTCAAAGTCACTTATTACAAAGTCAATTTAGTCACTCCTGCTGAGATTTTATTGGGAACATATTTGCTGATGCTTAAAGAGGGGAGCATGCAAAGACTTGGGTAAGAGCAGTAATGGGAGGGCATCTGCAAATAAATTAACTTTCATTTCAATCAAGTTTCTGCTTTCAGAGTTAGGCTAGAGGTTCCTTGGGTCATTGCATCTTAAAAGAATCTCACTCTTAGGTCAATGTGACACCTGAGGTACAGCTTAATGATAGACATGTTTGCTGTCTGAGTAAGACATCTCAAAATGCTTAAATGTGGGGTTAAAATGCAAACAGCTTAGACTTTTCAGAGCTCAGGCTAACAGCTAACATGGTTCAAAAATGAATGCATCATATGTGGGTCCAAGCTCATTTAATGTAATTTTTATTAAAGCTGTTTAGTTTATATTATGTtagttatatttattatatttttgtAGTTGTATCATTATCCATTGCACCCTAAAGCAAAATATTTATAATAGAATGCGACTACTATTAAAATGCAAGCCAAACCCCTAGTAACTGAATTTACTAAATGGTGCCATGCTTGGAGTGGCCATGGGACTCTGCAGTGTAATGTGTCCCGTGGTAAGTGATGTTACCTCCCCCCTCAGGTGGTGGATCTGCATCCTCGTCACGCTCAGCTTCCGCCAGAGCAGCCTCCTGGGCCTTTAATATCTGATAGCACACCCAAAGACacagggacggagagagagacagggagaaacaaagaggggggggggcagagagaggagggggggcagaGAACTCAAATGTCATGTACTTTAATGTGGAAGTCATGTAAGGTCTGGAGTTTGTTCACTTAATTCCACATATGAGGTTTCAGGTGAAACAGTGAGAATTATTGTTGCGACCCAGCACCCTCACCTCCTTCAGTGTCTCAATGGAGGCGAAGTACTTGGACCACCAGTCCAGCATGCTCtcgtccacctcctcctcctccacctcgcctcccttattcttcttcttcttgcccTTCTTGTCATCATCTGGCTGTaaaggaaaagaacaaaacCATCCTTCAAACCAtctttcctttttaacattttttttcagcatTTCTATTTCTTCAGAGTGGCTCAAATTACACCTCAGTACCAATAAAACCTTCCATAACACCAAATACAactcaacaacatcaacaacagaatGTTAAGTGTTAAGGTCTTACCATATCAACCTTGACCACTGCATCAGACCCCTAATAAAAGAGAGTAAACAGAATGAAATGCAAACTATCTGGTTGTATAGTGAGTCAAACATATGAGACAGTGGGTGTTTAGAGTGTTTCACACTGGAAGAAACTTACACTGTCGAGTTTGACCACTGTCTCCATCTTCTTCACTGGAGGCTCTGGCTCCGCGTTACAGATAATCTCATCTGGAAGATTAATATCCTGAGTCTCAGTATTCTGACCTTACATTACAAAATCTGAGCATCATTTCCTCTGATATTGCCTACTTCAAAATATCACCCAAACTCATATCATGGCCTTAATCATATCAATTCCTTCTTCATTAAATTATAAAATAGTACAGATAAGGACACCGTAGTGTCCAATATACTGAAGCACTCTCTCTGTGGGGCAGGGTGTACCATTAGTAGAGTAGTTGTTGGCGTGCTTGTCTGTGGCACGATAGATGAACTTGCGGAGCGACGAGACAGCCTGGGAGCCCACCAGCGTGTAGCGGCCGAAGGCACGGCAGTCCACGACGCGGATGTTGAGCGGAGGGTGCAGAAGCTCATTCTCGGGCAGGTCCTGTGGAGTAGAGGCTCAGTGAGGGGCTGTGGTCAGCAGGCAAGCTGAAATACAGTAGCCACCCGTCTACAATGCCTCTGTTCGCATGTCTACGGTCCTTCCAACTCAGCCATGTGCAATCACAACTCTTCTCTCTATTTCCTCAACCCTACTGTATGTACATCCTATTCAATTAGAATTACAGAATTGAACAAAACCTCCTCAAAGTCTTGTCAATATTACTAAATGGATCACACACAACCGTACCGTATTTCTATTTCCCTCAATTTCACTTTTTTGCATGAATGAATTTTGTGAAATGAGCCACTCACTGTAATTTGTTTACAGTTCTCTGAATGCCACAACTAAACAGGAATGTTACACTGGTATGTCAAAAAAAAGTCACTCAGACACAACAATAACTACTTTTGAGACCTGTATTTGTAAACAcgctttgtctttctttttctcagcGCTATGTGCTTCAAGTACACAAGTGGGTAAGAGCTGTGTGGCAAATAAATGCTGCATGCTCTTCTGACTTTCCAATATTGTGACAAAAATACCTATTCACTGTACTACTATGAATGTCTTGTGTAGTGCTACATTTTAACAGCTTACCACTTCAAACCACTTGACAAGGGTGCTAAAGTTCGGGTTCTTCTTGTAGTTCTGGATAAGGGCAGATTGCACCCCCTTTCCAGCACACTCAATGTCCACTCTTGGTCTGTCCACCTGGGCCAAATTCACCCGCTTCAGGTCCCGTAGGCCCCAGAACAGCACCTGTAGCCAAGAAGGAGGACAGTTAATATAACAGTGTACAAGAAGGAGCAAATCCATAGAAAACTGGATATTCATCACCATAGAGTTTCTATACCAGAAAGTTTCTAATTTGGCTGTGGTATGTGACAATTTAGCTTGTAGTATGTGCATATAATAATATGCGATGACACAGATACATAAACTTGGAATTAATTATTGAATTATCTTCAGTCAGGTGACCACTTTAGCCCCTCACCTCGATGCGGTACTTGCTGAGGACAGGGCGTATGCCCATAGGTACGGGGAGGATGGGCCCACGGTCCAACTCAGTAGGCCCATCAATAGGAGGCAACTCCGCCTTTCCACCAGCACCAATCTACAAGAGACACACCAGCAGTCAGCTATTTTGAATTTCTATTGCTAATCAATACAAATTTGTGAGTTTTTGTTTGTGtctatgagaatgtgtgtgtgtcctattaGCATCACCTGTAGGAGTTCAAAGGCTGCCAGCATTTCACCAGCAGTGCAGTTTCCTCTATAGATCTGGTAGTACTCCAGTTGGGGAGGGAAGCGTGGGGGGCCATAATACTCATCTGACATCTTGGTGATGGGCTTAGCAAATGTCCTTCCCATGAACTCTGCCTTGCCCTATTCAACCACAATATCATTCAGGGGCGCGTtccccaaaaccatagttgctaaccatAGTTggtttcccattgccaaccaacaaagttgctaacaggttagcaactatggttttgggaaacgcgccccagAGCTTATAttacacaaacaccaacagATGCATGCAAGAAACAAGGCACTAACAATGTGATTAAGATATACTAAAATGATACTGTGCAAGCGCGAGTGTTAACATGTCAACATACCACAGCATCCTGATCATAGATCTCTATGACAATGATTGGTGGATCGTCTCTCAGCTCACAAGCTTCCCCGTAGAGCTCCACATTATCAAACACCAGCAGCTGGTCCCAGGTTGGACAGAGAGTCTCATTCAGGACCTACAGCAGAGCAATTACATAATCAGCACTGATCACAGATCATTCAGTGTGAAGCTTATGTCCTGAGGATGTTCCATTTGTAGGCAAGTAGGCATTTTTATTCCCCTTAATGTGTGTTTCTAGGAAGAGTGTATGACTTACCTCTGTGACTTGGCTGTGTGTGGAGAAGAATACCCTGGCAAAGGGGTCAGAAAGGCCGGAGCTGTCTGCAGCAAACAGGCTGCGTGCTTGGTACATGTGCACCCTCAGCTGGAAGACCTGCTTCACTGGGGGGAGAAAATGTATAGATCTGGGTCATTTCAAGCCGTGATTTTGGTTTTATGAACAGCATGTCTATTTCTAATTCCACTccaagtggtggtggtggttgtatCCCTGTTACAGGTAGTGTACCTCTGCAATTGTGAAGTGTTATCCCTAACCTTCATCCCTTGAAGGTATTATTACATTAACGAAAGCTGAGTATGAGTGAACACGGTTCTGATGTAGGTCTGCTCAGGTTGTGAATAAGTATAAAATATTGTAGGTATTCTGTTGCATTGGATGGTGTGGTTCTGGATGCTTACTGGTATAGATAAGACTGATGGGTGGGGCAGTCTGCATGCCAGGTCCCGTGGAGACCTTGGCCTCCTCAAAGCCATTGGGCAAACCGCTCAGGAAATCCCTACGCTGCCGGCTCAGGCCCAGCCACAGGTACATCTCAGTCTTGGCCTGCACCGTCCAGCCTGCTGGCCCAAAGCTCTTCTTACCGGGCAACTGGAGCAGGATAGTAAGAAAGAGATATTTTTGTCATTATGAGTCCAGAATCTAGAGATTAGTGGCAGGTAAGTTAGTAGTATATAGTTGTCTTGATAGTTAAATGTTTACTGGTATATGACCTGGGGGAACATGAGGATAAAACTAAAGTCCCAAATCCTGATGCATACCTTGAGGAAAATGGTCTTGACTTTGGCGCagtctttccctttctcttcctccactgGAGAGTAAAGGATGTCTTTGGAAGGAACTCGGGCGTAGGCAATGCGCTTGTTGTTACTCAGCATCCAGATAAAAATGTCTGGGACGCTGTGTTGTGGCTAAGAATATATCATGCAGAAGTTTAAACACCAGttaattttaatttatttttgacagcaatggaagtcaatgacCAGTATAGAAGAGatggaaatataaatatatataaatataaataatatactAACTATGTGATTTAGTAGGTGATAAGGAAGTACAATTACTTAATCCAAAGTAGTTTTAAAATATAGGCTTTTTGGAAGATAGGCCAAATTCATTTGAAGTTGATACCCATCCATACTAGTTCTTTAGAAaattggggcggtggtagtgtagtggtttaggagctgaaagttgtgggttcaattcccggattccaccgttgtgcccttgagcaaaacACTTAACCCCATATTCAGgaacaatgtaatcccttgtcataaagttgacatatgtaaatcactttggacaacagtgtctgctaaattaacaaatgtaaatgtaaaataatgtttcAGAAAGTGGAAAGTTGCATACTTCCTAATTAAGGAAATGTACCTCTACTGCCAGGAAGCGAAGCTTTTGCAAGAAGTTCTGCACCAGTTTTATCTTGTCTTTTACTGTGTTCTTCTTCACCTGTGAGCGAATGGTCTTGGCCTGCTGACCCAAGGTTTCCTGTGATGTGAcatcaaagagagagacagacagcttgTTAGGCACTGACTGCAATCAGCGTACTTAATTTATGTGTGTACCATCTGATAGCGTAGACAGAGGACTCATATATCTTATAAACTACTTAAGGGCTCTTACCAACTCCCTCATACAGAACTTCAGTCGCTCCCGATCCAGCTTGGTCTTTCCTGTCTGGTTTTGGTCCTTATTCGCCAGGTTAAGGAACTGACTAAATTGGGAGAATGGGAAAGTGGGATAAGGATATGTCAGCAATAATGTGGAGATGCCAAGTATTGCTTTTAACAACTAACAGTGTGCTTGACGGTAGTAAATCACATTGTTCATTATTGAAAAGAGCAGTCAGTCAGTGAGAGCTTGGTGGCATCTGCTTTGGATGCAGAGTGCACAGAAACAGTTAGGTTTGTCTGAACCTGCAGCCGTTGCTGAGCTCCTCCAGGACTCCTCTCAGTCTGCGTTCCGGGTAGGCCTTCTCTGTCTTTATGACCTCCTGCACATCATTCAGCCCCTCTTCCTgttaaatcaaaacaaaataatcCATTATCATGTGGTGTGCTACTTATGTAGTTTTCAACCTTTCTACAAGTTCAATAAAGCAAGAATGGGTTTCTGGCAAATAACTGACCAGTTTATCTGCTATGTTGTCTATGATGTTGGAGTTGTATAGGCGTCTCTTCTGATCTTGCCACCAGTTTCTAATATAGATGCAGGGCTTCCTCTCAAAGTAAGGCAGATGGAAGTAGTTCCTAAACATAAACCATAAAATATGTCAGTGTTGTGTATCAGTGGATAACATTTCTATTTAATGTATAAAAGTTCTGTCTTTACCGGCCTCTCATCTTGATGATTGACCGTACCTATCTGTGATGAGGGGTTTCATGGGTGGGGTGGATGCTACAGACACTAAGTCTCCTTCATCCTCCATCTCTTCATCACTGGAGCCCTGGATCAAGTCAGTCTCCTCTTCATCACTATCCCCTCCTTTCTTCTTCCTCCGTGACTTGGGCTTTATCATCCCATCTATCTCGTTCCCATAGTTACCTGATTAAATTAAGATTTTGTGAGTATGTCTTCGACCATACACTTACCTACACTGCTGTTCAAGAGTTACTTActagaaatgtccttgttttcatcattaatgttaaagaaatggctgatctttaattcAATATCTACATAAATATACagatgcccattatcagcaactattcatccaatgttccaaaggcacattctgtttactattttgatatcattttaaaaggctaactgagaaaacattggagaatgcttttgtaagcacataatttaatctgaaaactgctgccctgataaaaaaaaaaataaaaaaaaataaaaaaaaaacaatgcaactgatctctgtctataatggagtggaatggaaatttcaagTGACCacaaacttttgaacggcaaTGTATAAGTATATTAAAGAGTAAAAGAGAAAGGTTGAAACTGCTGACCTATGGTAACCTCAAAAGTGATTGGCTTATCACCAATCTTCCTGTCAATCATGGTGGCTTCAAGGAAGGCCCCATACAGTAAAAATTCCTCGACCTTTCCAGTGGCATTCTGGGGGAAAGAAAATTCAGTTAGAGGGTCAGTTTTCCTACCCAACTTAGTTTTTTAAGTAACTTATGTATATTGTATGAACAATACGTATTATCCCTTAGAAGCTTTAACTTGTCTTAAACTAGCGAGCTAGCAAACTAGCAAAACAATTAGTCCTGTAAACAGCAACAGCAGTGGCCTGCGTCTGTACCAGATAGAAGCAAGTTTGTGCGCCGAGGTATCAACGATATATCGCTAAGGCTAAGCTTAGGCCTACACCGACGTTAAGAATACAAAGCTTTTTGCGGGGTTTCCTAGTCGCAAGTTTGCAACCTATGTTTGCAACCAGGATGATACGGTATAGCACAATACCTGTGGCTGCTGGAACGACACCGTTTCCAATCTTCACAGTGAAAGGATGGTAGGCTATCGATCGCAAACGAGCAGACTACACAAAAATATTCTAAGGTAATACAAATCTGTGTGTTGTTATAATTTTGGTAATTGCAATGGGCCTATAATTGCCAATTGTATCAATGTTGTTTTCGTCATAGAATTCTGAATGAGGATTATAAATTCCACGTCCCACTGAGCTCCCAAATCACCTGTGCATATCTAATTCACCTCCATACAAAAGACTGCTATTCCCAGCCTCGCTTAAATAATGCATGTATTGCTGTTAAGTAAAGGTGCTCAATAATTTACTTTTCACAGCCTCATGACAATAGTATGTCTTCCATCTGCTGTATCTAGTTGTTCAGAAACAGGTGgataggagagaagagaagatgcaCCTCAGCAATTTTGGGCACTCCCTCCACCTGCACTTCTGTGTTGCTCATTACGTCTGGGGAGCCTGTGTCTAGGATCTCTACAGCCAGGCTGATTAGGAGACGGGCCCTGAATGATACCCCCTCTCCTAGGCCCTCGTTCAGGTCCTGGTACTCATCCATCAAGCTGTAGTTCCTTGTGGAGCCATACATGTTCACCCAGGCAGGGCCCAGAGTGGGAAGAAAGCCTGGACACACAAGAGATTCATCAATTCACTTGATGCGCACACATTTTCAAGGTCTAGTAAAGAATTATTTCTCATGATCTATAATTAACATATTCTGTTCCTACAAACCTCTTGTTTAATTTAAACTCAACAGTGTCTGACGTCTTTTATTGACATTGCTTCCAGCTCTTAAGTAAATCAACAGAATTCTCACCTTTGTCACCATCATTAGCAATGTTTCTAAGGTCAATGAAGTGTGTTCCTATAGCCACATCATTGACTTTATCTGAGTCACGGATTTGGACTTTCATTCTCTTGCATAGAGGGGGGAACATTTCCGTGAAGACGATTTGTTCATTCCATATTGGCTCATAGTTGCTTTTCTGCACAGTGGTCTTGCCCTGAAATGGTCAAGATAAAATTATCATGAGATTATATCCATATTTCAGACATTTTAATCCCACATGCATCATTTTTAGAATTATTTCTGTGATATGAATGAACAGTTATACCTTCTGGCCAGCAAACAAGACTTGAACGTATGGATCCAATAGGTCTTTGTTTTCTCCAATGATGGCCTTTTTCACATTGGCCATAATGCTGGTGTTCATCTTAGGCAGCCCCTCGGCCCTGTAGATCTTCACATAGTAGCGTGCCCACTGTCTCTCCATGGGTACACCTTCAGGCAGCAGGAGGTTCctgaaaaagacagaaaaaataaCAATGTATTTGTTATTTACGTGTTTGTGTAGCTGACAGAGGTggttagacagacagacagacagacagacagtgttcCAGCAGCCATACAGTTCAATTTATCCAATCACagtcccctctctctgtttaacCTAATATTTTGTATTAGCATGCACTGGTACCCCTGAAGTTAGCCCCCTGTATTAGTGTgttatttgcagtttgtttgttttttgttggaGGCATTGGTTAGAGATGTGTATAGTCCTGCACTCATCCTTACCCCTCTATATCATCCT
It encodes:
- the LOC121692966 gene encoding otoferlin-like, whose product is MDPVVCVEIGDDKKYTSMKESTNCPYYNEYFVFDFHVPPDLMFDKILKVSVIHSKNLLRSGTLVGTFKMDVGTVYSQPEHNFYHKWAILSDPDDITAGCKGYVKCDVAVVAKGDNIKTPHKSTETDEDDIEGNLLLPEGVPMERQWARYYVKIYRAEGLPKMNTSIMANVKKAIIGENKDLLDPYVQVLFAGQKGKTTVQKSNYEPIWNEQIVFTEMFPPLCKRMKVQIRDSDKVNDVAIGTHFIDLRNIANDGDKGFLPTLGPAWVNMYGSTRNYSLMDEYQDLNEGLGEGVSFRARLLISLAVEILDTGSPDVMSNTEVQVEGVPKIAENATGKVEEFLLYGAFLEATMIDRKIGDKPITFEVTIGNYGNEIDGMIKPKSRRKKKGGDSDEEETDLIQGSSDEEMEDEGDLVSVASTPPMKPLITDRNYFHLPYFERKPCIYIRNWWQDQKRRLYNSNIIDNIADKLEEGLNDVQEVIKTEKAYPERRLRGVLEELSNGCSQFLNLANKDQNQTGKTKLDRERLKFCMRELETLGQQAKTIRSQVKKNTVKDKIKLVQNFLQKLRFLAVEPQHSVPDIFIWMLSNNKRIAYARVPSKDILYSPVEEEKGKDCAKVKTIFLKLPGKKSFGPAGWTVQAKTEMYLWLGLSRQRRDFLSGLPNGFEEAKVSTGPGMQTAPPISLIYTMKQVFQLRVHMYQARSLFAADSSGLSDPFARVFFSTHSQVTEVLNETLCPTWDQLLVFDNVELYGEACELRDDPPIIVIEIYDQDAVGKAEFMGRTFAKPITKMSDEYYGPPRFPPQLEYYQIYRGNCTAGEMLAAFELLQIGAGGKAELPPIDGPTELDRGPILPVPMGIRPVLSKYRIEVLFWGLRDLKRVNLAQVDRPRVDIECAGKGVQSALIQNYKKNPNFSTLVKWFEVDLPENELLHPPLNIRVVDCRAFGRYTLVGSQAVSSLRKFIYRATDKHANNYSTNDEIICNAEPEPPVKKMETVVKLDSGSDAVVKVDMPDDDKKGKKKKNKGGEVEEEEVDESMLDWWSKYFASIETLKEILKAQEAALAEAERDEDADPPPEGGEINPDESPVKGKKKGKKKKAAAAAAAAAAAALDGPAERKRPRIDELKVYNRELDHEFDGFEDWLHSFNLYRGKGGDDDDQNMPDEDRLVGKFKGSLCIYKVPVSDEMSREVGYDSNMGMFQNIPQNNPINILVRVYVVRATDLHPADINGKADPYIAIKLGKTEIKDKENYISKQLNPVFGKSFDIEATFPMDSSLTVSIYDWDLVGTDDLIGETKIDLENRYYSKHRATCGIASTYSLYGYNVWRDPMKPTQILSKLCKDGKVDGPHFGPGGRVKVANRVYFGPTEIEDENGLKKQSDEHLALTVLKHWEDMPRVGCKLVPEHVETRPLLNPDKPGIEQGRIEMWVDMYPKDMAAPGPALDISPRKPKKFELRVIIWNTDEVVLEDDDIFTGEKSSDIFVRGWLKGQQEDKQDTDVHYHSLTGEGNFNWRFVYPFDYLMAEEKIVISKKESMFAWDETEYKIPPRLNIQVWDADHFSADDFLGAIELDLNRFVRGAKTAKQCSLDMVENEQDMPMVSIFKQKRIKGWWPFLARDENDELEITGKVEAELHLVTGEEAEKSPVGEGRNEPEPLEKPNRPDTAMLWFLTPLKAIRHLVCTQYKWLVIKIVVALLVLAMLGLFLYSMPGYMVKKLLGA